The Halobacillus amylolyticus nucleotide sequence TATTTCATTGCATCAATTTTTGCTTGAATGTTTTCTGCAGCTTCATTAAGTGCTTTCTCTGGTTCCTGCTTCCCTGTTGCAATTAACTGAAGTGCTGTTGCCATTGGCTCCCAAACTTGACCCATTGCAGGAATGCTTGGCGTTGGAACACCACGTTTTGCTTGGACAAAGATTGCTTTTGAAGCTTCATTTTCTTGAATAAGCGGATCTTCTACTAGAGATTTAATCGGTGGAATCTCTCCGGTCTTCTCGTACCGAATCTTTGAATTTTCCTTATTGGTTATCCATTTGACAAGTTTCTTTGACCATTCCTTATGCTCTGAGTAGGCACTGACATGCCAACCCTTAACACCGATAAACGTTTCAGGATATTCGCCGTTAGGCAGCTTTGGAAGCGGAGATACACCGTATTCGATTCCGGCATCCTCAATCGCTTGGAAAGCCCAGGGCCCATCCATTTTTGAAGCTACTTTCCCGTTGCTGAATAATCCATTCATCGTTGAGCCGCCGCTTTTTCCGATAATACCTTTTGGAAATAAACCCGATTCATACCATTTTTGAATATAATTGGCACCTTCTATTGCACCTTCGCTGTTGATACCAAGATCATTCGGATCCAATTGACCACCATCATTTTTGAACACATATCCGCCGTATCCACCCGTAACGGCATGGGAGAAATAGAAATTATCCCAGAGTGCCAAAAATCCGTATTTCCCCTCTTTCGTAAAATCCTTGGAGAATGCCCATAGTTCTTCGAATGTCTCCGGGGCTTTGTCCATGTATTTCTTGTTATAAATAAATATTGGTGTTTCAACTGCTTTAGGCAAACCGTACAGTTGACCCTTATATGTTAATGCCTGAATGGAAGACTCTGTGAATTTTTCAACGACTGACTGATCTACTTCCATCGGTTCAAGAAGGCCTTGAACAGCTAAAGCACCAATTTGGTCGTGCGGAAGTGTGAGTACGTCAGGACCTTTTCCAGCTGGTCCGTCCAAACGAAGTTGTTTCTTGATATCGATCATTGGAAATTCTTTGTACTCAACTTCAATCCCGTATTCCTCTTCAAAACTCGCAATTGCTGGTTCTAAAGCAACACCACGGTCTTTGTCTTCCCAAACAACAAGTTTCTCTGGTTTCGTTGTGGTTTCTCCTGATTTTTTATCCCCCTCTTTATCACCTTCATCAGTATTCCCTGATCCTGTTTCGGCCGGTCCACATGCGGCAAGAACACCAAGCAAAAGAACAAACGTCAATAATAATGCCAACTTCTTCACTTCTAACCCCTCCAATAAGATGATTAGTTTATCCAACACAAACTTTGCGCCAATCCGGTTAAAATAAACTCTGCAATTGGGAAACCGTTTGCACTGTGTTTTCGTTTTTATTATAAACGAACTATATTTTCAGCGCAAGCGTTTTCATAAAGTTTTTTGAAAATTTTATATTTGACCTTAAAACGACTACTGTATAGAATACTAATTAATTTAAGGGCAATGCTTTGTACTGACAACAACCCCCGTTTTCCCAGTCGGAAAGCGGGGGTTTCTATTTTTGAAAGGAGACTTTTTATGCTGAAAGAAGCGATATATCACCGCCCGAAAAATAATTTTGCTTATGCATACGATGAGAAAACGCTGCACATTCGCTTGCGTACAAAAAAGCATGATGTTGAGAACGTTTCGCTCATTCACGGCGAC carries:
- a CDS encoding extracellular solute-binding protein, coding for MKKLALLLTFVLLLGVLAACGPAETGSGNTDEGDKEGDKKSGETTTKPEKLVVWEDKDRGVALEPAIASFEEEYGIEVEYKEFPMIDIKKQLRLDGPAGKGPDVLTLPHDQIGALAVQGLLEPMEVDQSVVEKFTESSIQALTYKGQLYGLPKAVETPIFIYNKKYMDKAPETFEELWAFSKDFTKEGKYGFLALWDNFYFSHAVTGGYGGYVFKNDGGQLDPNDLGINSEGAIEGANYIQKWYESGLFPKGIIGKSGGSTMNGLFSNGKVASKMDGPWAFQAIEDAGIEYGVSPLPKLPNGEYPETFIGVKGWHVSAYSEHKEWSKKLVKWITNKENSKIRYEKTGEIPPIKSLVEDPLIQENEASKAIFVQAKRGVPTPSIPAMGQVWEPMATALQLIATGKQEPEKALNEAAENIQAKIDAMK